Part of the Thermococcus barossii genome is shown below.
CACCGCTTATCGGAATGACTATCAGGCCTACGGGCGGAATGAACCACGCCGGTGTTATGGCCTTGGTGTCAATTCCCTCGCAGGTGAAGAAGAGGTAGGGGATGAGGAAGGCGAAGAAGACCGTGAGTGGAACGCCGGCCAGCCAGAATGCCCACGCGATGGTGGTGTTTTCGAATATCATCAGGTAGTCCGCTGAAAGGATCAGCATGGCTATCGCGATGGTGCCGTAGAAGTTGCCGAGAACCGGGTGGTGAAGGTCCCTGAGGGCGTCTTCCCTGTATTTCAACCATCTCAGAATCCATGGGGCCAGGAGGGAGAAGAACAAAACCGTGTTAAGGTACACCAGGAACTCTGCGAAGCTTCCCAGGAGCGGGAGTTTCCCTGAGTAGGCCTTGCTCACGAGAGCCAGCGCCCCGGTTCCCATAACACTCGCAAACCAGCTCGGCGCGAAGTCCTTGATTCTCATAGGACCACCAATTTAAATGAAAAAAATTTCATTTAAAAATCTTTTCACTGGTGCTTGGTCTCCTCTATCCGCTCCCTCCAGTGGGGGTCAACCTCAAGAACCTGGTGTATGAAGGCCTCAACGACGTCCCTGACTTTTCCGTACGCCCCAGTGACGATAGTAATGCCGAGGCTCTCGAAGTAGGCCATTGCCTTTCTGCCCATTCCGTAAGCGAGAACCACGTCACCGTCGTGCTCCTTTATGAAATTCGGAAGGTCGCCCGGCCCGTGCTCTTCGAATGGCACCTCAACGACCTCGGCACCTTTGATGGTGTTTTCCTCAACATCGATGAAAGCGAAGTATCTTGCCCTACCAAAGTGCTCGCAGACCTCGCTTTCCAGGCCTCTACCGTCCTTCAGGGGGACCGCAATTCTCATGGAACCACCAGTATTATGAAAAAGCCTTCACATATAAAGTTTGTGCATATGCACACTTCATGGAACACCAAAGGTTAATAACACCTAGCTCAAAAAATCGTTAAAAATGTGTTACCCAATTCGCCTTTGGTGATACCATGCTCGCTCTAAACAGGCTGGTGAGTGAGGGTGACGCTATGGGAATCCTGGAGTACGCCAGGGAGTTCCACGGTCATGTCTGTCCCTACTTGGCCCTTGGAATTCGAGCGTCGCTGATAGCAATGGAGGAGCTTGGTGTGGGGCGGCTCGACTGTTCCGGGAGCGTTGATGAGTCCATCCTCGCCGTGGTCGAGGTCAACAGCTGCTTCACCGACGGCGTCCAGGTGGCGACGGGATGTACGCTGGGCAACAACTCCCTGATTTACCTTGACCTCGGAAAGACGGCACTCACCCTTGTCAAGCGCTCAAGCTGGGAGGGCGTCCGGGTCTACGCCGATGCCGAGAGGCTGAGGAAGTACTACCCTCCCGGGGTTATGGAGCTGTTCAGCAGGGTTGTCAGGGAGAGGAAGGGAACCGAGGAAGAGAGAGAACACCTCTGGGAGCTCTGGGAAGAAATGGCCCACGTCATGCTCGACCTGCCGAGGAAGGAGTTTAAGATTGAACGCGTCAAAGTACCTCCAGTGGAGCAGGCGCCGATAGTGGAGAGCGTCCGCTGTTCGAAGTGCGGGGAGCTGGTCATGTCAACTCGGACCGTTTACATAAACGATGAACCCTTCTGCCTCCGCTGTGCCGGCGAGGCCTACCGTGCGGTCGTTGGAAGGGGGATAGTGAAAGTCCAGCCGAGGGGGTGCTGAGATGAGGAGGCTTCTCGCCCTGCTTCTAATCCTGCTGGTGGTTTCAATAAGCGGATGCATAGGAAGCAGCACCGGGACGACGGAGACGGGGAAGGCTACAATAACGGTCACTGACACCCTGGGAAGGAGCGTCGAGGTTCCGGCGAAGGTGAGCCGGATAGTTGCCGTTGGTCCGGGAGCGCTGAGGCTGGTGGTTTACCTGAACGCGAGCGATATGGTGGTCGGTGTTGAGGACTTCGAGAAGCGGTACAACTTCGGGAGGCCCTACATCATAGCCCATCCCGAACTCAGGGAGCTTCCAACCGTCGGACCTGGGGGGCCGGGCAAACTGCCGGACTTTGAGGCGCTCATAGGGCTGAAACCCGACGTTATCTTCATAACCTACGTTGACGGGAAGACCGCCGATGATATACAGGCCAAAACTGGAATACCCGTCGTCGTCCTCAGCTACGGTCAGCTGGCGACCTTCGAGGATGAAGAACTGTTCAAGTCCCTTGAGCTGGCGGGCAGAATACTCGGAAGGGAGGAGAGGGCGAGGGAAGTGGTGGACTTCATCAGGGCCATTCAGGATGACCTGATGAAACGCACGGCCGGCGTTGAACCGAAGACGGTCTTTGTCGGAGGAATCGGCTACAAGGGCGCGCACGGCATTGAGAGCACCGAGGCGGAGTACCCGCCGTTCATTGTTGTTCACGCCAGGAACGTTGCCGACGAACTCGGAAAGGGTCATCAGTTCATAGACAAGGAAAAGCTCCTTGAGTGGCAGCCCGAGTACATCTTCATCGATGAGGGAGGCCTTAAGCTAATCCTCGACGATTACTCAAAGAATCCGGACTTCTACGCCTCGCTCAGGGCGGTTAAAAACGGCAACGTCTACGGCATACTTCCCTACAACTTCTACACCACAAACGTTGGGACGGCTTTGGCGGATGCCTACTTCATTGGGAAGGTGCTCTATCCCGAGCGCTTTAGCGATGTTGACCCCGCGAAGAAGGCCGACGAGATATACGCATTCCTGGTCGGGAAGCCCGTCTATGCCACGATGAGGGAGCAGTTCGGCGGCTTCGGGAAGATAGACCTATCCAACGGAACGATTAAATACTCACTGCCGACCTCACCGTGATGGGAATGGACTACGAGGGCTACGTGGCCAGAAAACTGTCCATCGGACTTTTCCTCCTTCTTTCCATCCTCGCGGTTAGCCTCTACTCCCTCTCCCACGGCGCTTATTCACTTTCCGTTGGTGAGGTCGTTGATGCACTTCTGGGCGGCGGAACCGAGGGTGCCAGGCTGGTGGTCTGGAACATAAGGATGCCGAGGATAGTTGCAGGTCTCCTTGTTGGAGCCTCGCTGGCCATCGCTGGTGCGGTCATGCAGGGCTTTCTGAGGAACCCGCTGGCAACGCCCTTCACGATGGGAGTCTCCCACGGGGCGATGTTTGGGGCCTCCCTCGCTATTCTCCTGGGGGCGGGCTACGCCGAGAGTTCCGGCAGGATTTCACTTGACAATCCCTACGCCGTTGTGCTCTTTGCCTTCATCGGTGCCATAAGCGCCACGGCGGTAATCCTCGCACTGGCAAGGCTGAAGGGACTCAGCCCTGAGGCCATAATCCTGGCCGGAGTTGCCATGAGCTCCCTCTTCGTTGCGCTTACGACCCTCGTTCAGTACTTCGCCGATGAGCTTCAGCTTGCCGCGATGGTCTACTGGAGCTTTGGAGACCTTGGAAGGGCCACGTGGCGGGAGAACGGCATAATGCTCGCTGCATTCCTTCCGATTTTTGTTTACTTCGTCGTTAAGCGCTGGGACCTGAACGCCTCCCTGATGGGGGACGACGTCGCCAAGAGCGTTGGGGTTGACGTTGAGAGGGTTCGCCTCATCTCGACGTTCCTGGCGGCGCTGATAACCGCCGTGAGCGTTGCTTTCGTCGGGGTTATCGGCTTTGTCGGCCTCATAGCGCCCCACGCCATCAGGCTGGTCGCCGGGGGTGACTACCGCTTCCTCGTACCCCTCTCGGCCCTCGCCGGTGCCCTTTTGCTGGTGGCCGCGGATACAATTGCCAGGCTGGTGCTTTCCCCCATGATACTCCCGGTCGGCATAGTAACCTCTTTCCTTGGTGCCCCCGCCTTCATATACCTCCTGGTGCGTATGGAGGGACGGAGATGAGGGCCGTACGGGTAAGGAACCTTCACTTCACATACAACGGGTCGGAGGTTCTCAGGGGCGTTGAGCTGGAGATTGAGGAGGGAGAGTTCGTGGTGATACTCGGCCCGAACGGTGCCGGTAAGTCAACCCTCCTCAAATGCGTGGGGGGCATTCTGAACTGCGGCGCCGTTGAAGTGTTTGGGCGCCCCGTGATGGACTACTCAAGGGACGAGCTGGCCAGGGTTATTGCCTACGTGCCCCAGAGGTGTGAGCCGGGCTTCATGACGGTCTTTGACACGGTTCTGCTCGGCAGGAGGCCGTACATGGGACTGAGGCCGTCGAGGCGGGACGTTGAGACCGTGAGAAGAGTCCTTAGGATGATGGGCATATCCCACCTTGCGCTTAAGCCCACCAACAAGCTGAGCGGGGGAGAGCTCCAGAAGGTGAGCATCGCGAGGGCTCTGGCTCAGGAGCCGAGGATACTCCTCATGGACGAGCCAACCAACAACCTCGATATCAAAAGTCAGCTGGAGGTCATGGAAACGGCGCGGAAGTTCGCGGAGGACGGGGGAACGTCCATCGTGGTCATGCACGACGTCAACCTGGCCCTCCGCTTTGCCCGGAGGTTCGTCTTTATGAAGGACGGGGTTGTCGTGGCCGACGGCGGGAGGGAGATACTGAAGCCGGGCCTCTTTGAGGATGTCTATGGCGTGAGGGTCAGGATAGAAGAGGTGGGGGGAATCCCCGTGGTGGTTCCCCTCTCACATCTCGGCCTCGCCGAGGAACTCAAGCAGGTCTAGCAGGCGCGGGTCTTTGACGCTTTCTATTGCCTTACCTGCCTCTTCCGCCTCAATTTTGCCGTCCTTGTAGAGGGCTATGGCCTTCACGGCCTCGAAGAAGTCCGCCAGTTCTGGCATCGCGTTGGCGAACATGTCCATGTGCAGGTAGACGGTCTCGAAGTCGTCCTCAAGGAACAGCTGCCAGAGAACGTCCATGAGCGAGCCGAAGGCTATGTCCTCGTAATCGCTTCCCCTCGCGTGAACGAGAGCGTAGAGACATTCCTGCAGGGCCGCGTCGTAGTTCTCGTCCTCCTCGAATATCTCCTCGAAGCTCAGGTGTATCTCGACGAGGAGGTCGTTCTTGTCCAGAACCTTCGGAAGAAGACCTGCCAACATGGCCTTTGCCTCGTATGTCTCCCCGGACTCGAAGAGCACGTAGGCCTTGTGGATGGCTATCCTCAAAACTTCCTCCTCGTTGCCGAGCTCCTCCTGTATCTCTTGAGCCTTCTCCATGAGTTCGATCGCCTTCTCATACTCCTGGAGTTCCTCGTGGATGAGTGCCATGGCGTAGTATATCTTTGCTATGTTCCCCTTGTTGCCTTTCTCGGTCTCTTCTTCCAGAAGAGCGCGGTACAGCTCAAGGCTCTTCTCCAGCTCTCCGATGAGGTAGTACAGGTCCGCCAGCTCGAACTTCACATCGAACGTGTCCTCCTCCTCGGCCATTCTCTCGAACTCGCTCAGCTTGTCTATCCCGAGGAGCTCATGGAAGTAATAAACGATGAGCTTGTAGAGTTCGAAATCCTTACATTCCAGGGCGAGCTTTTCGGCCTTTTCGAGGACTTCCTTAAGCTCCTCGTCGCCCAGCTCGTCAACCCTGTGGTACAGAAGGGTTGCAACTTTCTTGCAGTCCTTCTCCTCGATTGCCTTCAGAATCTCCTCCATCTCAGAACACCTCAGAATAATTAACCGTACGGGAGTATTTAACGCTTTGGTCAAAATTAAATGAAGGGGCTAGTGCCTCCTCCACAGGGCAACGAGTGCCGCCAGGATGATGATCACTCCGGGCCCGCAGGTGCCCCCCGACCCGGTCGGGGATGGTTGGGCACTGGAGGTACTGGTCGTCCCGCTCGGTGTGCTTGACGTCGTTTCCGGCGGTGTGGTCGTAGTTGGTGCAGGGCTTGATGTCGTTTCTGTCTGAGGGCTCTCTGCGGCTCCAACGGCAACGGTAATCCTCCTGACGTCCTCTCCTCCCATGTCGTCCCTTACGGTGAGCGTCACCGTGTAGTTGCCGGCGCTTGAGTATGTGTGAACCGGCTCGGCCTCGCTCGATGTGCTCCCATCTCCGAAATCCCAGCTCCAGCCAACTATGCTTCCGTCCCTGTCGTATGACTTGTCCGCGAAGCTTATCTCTTCCCCGGCCTTGGGCTCCTTTGGCAGGAACGTGAAGTCCGCCGTCGGCGGGTAGTTCTGCGGTTCGACGGTTATCTCCTTGTAGTATGAGCCCTTCAGTCCGCTCTCGTCCTCCACCGTCAGCATAACGGTGTAGGAGCCGGGGTTTGTATAAGTATGCCTCGGGTTTCTGTCGGTTGAGGTCGTTCCATCGCCGAAGTTCCAGCTCCACCCGACAACGCTTCCGTCCGGATCTGCGGAGCTGTCAGTGAAGCGCACCTCCTCCCCCGCCCTGACCTTTGCTGGCGAGTAGCTGAAGAGCGCCGTTGGTTCTTCGTTCGGTCCGACGCTTATCCCTGCCGTACAGGTTGAGTTGGCGTTCCAGGGGTCATAAACGGTGAGAATGGCCGTGTAACTCCCCTCTTCGTGGTAGATGTGCGTCGCCTCGGTGCCGTTTCCCTCCGCCCTGGAACCGTCCCCAAAGTTAATCTTCCACCTCATGGAACCGTTCTCCGGGTCGTTTAAGTCCAGAGCAAAGTCAACTTCGAGCGGGAGCTTTCCTGAGCTGGGGGAGGCTGATATGGAACACTCCGGGGGCTTGTTCATGAGGCGGAAGACGTCGTAGTTTATCCTGAGGAGGCCGATGTTTATGAATATCGGGCTCTGGCTCCTCTCTTCGTAGTGGCTACCCTTGCTCGGCACGAGGAAGTCGAGAACCAGATGCCCGTCCTCGCTATCGAGGTAGATGACCCCGGTCGCGTTGTACCACAGGCTCCTGTCGCTTATTCCGCCCCCGTAGACGACCTTGACGCTGGTCTCGTTGGAGACGGTGACCTCGTGGGTGCTTACCTTCTCGTAACCGTAGCTCCCCTCCACCTTCATGTCAAAGCTTGACGTTTGGGAGTTGTAGCCCCCTCCGAAGCCGAGTGAGACCCCAACGTTGAAGGTGTTCTGCCTCTTACTCCAGCTCAGCTCCTTAACCGCCCTCTCGTAGGAACTTCCAACCTGGCCGATCTCCATGGTGAAGGTGTCGAGGAGGTTCCCCGGTTCGTAGTTCTTCAGCTCGTTCAGGTTCTCCGGGTAGGTGTTTATGTCCCCAATCTCGTGGAGTTTCGACCGGTAGTTCTGGAAGTGAACGTGGGGCGGTCCCTTGGGAACCGTCACGAGTATGTACTGCTGCTCGCCGTTCACCACCGCCAGCTCGGGCGGGCTTATTATCGGGAACTCGTAGACGTCGTAGTCCGTCGTGACGTAGAGCGCTCCGTCGCCCATGTCGGAGGTCATCTCGTAGGTTATGCTCTCCTCGTAGCTCTGCCCGCTTTCCCTCTGAAGCTTGATGCCCATACTCATCTTCAGGTTGATTTCGGTGTAGGCAACCTTCTTGTTGCCCAGTACGCCCTTCATTCCGAGGCTCATTTTGATGTCGTGGGTCGCCTTCACCGAGAACTTGGTCGCCTTGGTGTGTTCAGTGGCGAACTGGGAGTAGAAAACGCCCGTCTCGTTTATGGCGTCGTAGTCAACGGGCGGGGCGTTTATCACGGCTATCACGAGGTTCTCAACGTGCATCCTTCCCTTCCTAGGGGGTCCGACGACTATTGAGTCGCCCTCCACGTCGCCAACCGCAAGGCCCGCCCCGTAGGAGAATTCAGCCTCCATGCCCTTGGGCCCGTTCAGCAACTCCCCGCCGATGTTGTAGACCTTTACGTGGCCGTCCTGCGAGGCCCAGACTATCTCCTCCAGACCGTCGGCGTTGACGTCTCCAACCGCCATCCTGTCCCCCTTCTGGAAGGGGATTACGAACGTCGCCAGCTCTCTGCCCTCAAGCTGGGCCCCATTTTTAGAGAACCCAAAGATATGGACGCCCCTTTCCTGGTAGTCGCCCGAATCCTGAGTAGCCACAATCAGTTCGTTAAGGCCGTCGAGGTTCACGTCTCCAATGGCCGTCTCGTCCCTCGACGTCAGTTCGAAGTACTCGTTCGTCGCGAGGCTGCCGATAACGTTGCCGTTCATGTCGTAGATCGTTATCGTGTTGGCGGTGACGTCGGCGTGGACTATCTCCGCTTTACCGTCCCCATCGAGGTCTCCGACGGCTATCGAATCGCCATCGGCGAAGTCATCCACCTTGAACTGGTTCAGCATCCCGAGGTTCTCGTCGAAGATGTGTATCCAGTTGTTCCTGTCCGCGTGGACTATCTCGGCCTTTCCGTCGCCTGTGAGGTCTCCACAGGCTATATCGTCGCCGGCCTCGAAGTTAACGTCCCGTTTGCCCAGCTCGGCTCCAGCTATCGTGTAGATGTATATCTTGTCCGTGCTCCTGTCGCCCTGGATTATCTCGGCTTTTCCATCACCGTTCACGTCGCAGGCGGCCATTTCGTCCCACTTTTCATAACCCGTGTGGAACTTCCCCACGAGTCCCCCACTCTCATTTTCGTAGGCCCAGAAGTAGTCCGCACGGTCTCCAATGATGATCTCATCGTCCTCTATGACCATACCACCCGAGCCGTTCAGAAGGTCGGACTCCTCGGCGATGACCCGATGACCCGGCAGGGTGAATACCGAAAAGGCCAGAAGTAGAATAATAAACAGAGCGGTTTTCCTGTTCATGTGAACGTCCCTCCTTGGAGTGAGCCACGAAGGTTTCCAGAATGGCAACCTACGTAAACTCAATACTTGTTACACTTCAAAATATAAAACGGTTTTCATGAATATATCTTACATTCACAGGGGATAACTAGAAAAATTTTCAGAAATCCTCCTGCGGTAAAGGCTCCGGGAGCTTTTTAAACTTCTCTCCTGAGGTGATAACATGCTTGAAGTGATTTTCCTCGGCACCGGCGGCATAATGCCAACGCGTGAAAGGAACGTCCCGGCCATAGCGCTCCGCTACAAGGGCGAGCTCATACTCTTCGACGTTGGCGAGGGGACGATGAGGCAGATGAACACGGCGAAGCTCAGTCCCATGAGGGTGGAGAAGATTTTCATCACCCACTTTCACGGTGACCACTACCTCGGGTTAGCTGCGCTTATTCAGACCATGAACCTCTGGGACAGGGAGAAGCCCCTCCACATTCACGGCCCCAAGTACACCTTTGAGTTCGTCCAGAACCTCCTACAGAGCGGTTTCTTCAGGCCGGGCTTCGATATACACGTCCACGAGCTCGGGGAGACGAGGCTTAGGTTCGGGGACTACGAAATCTGGAGCTTCAAGGTCGAGCACGGGATTCCTGCTCTGGGCTACGTCTTTAAGGAGAAGGACAGGCGGGGGAGGTTTCTGCCTGAGAAGCTTGCCGAATACGGCCTGAGCGAGGGGCCGATACTCGGGAGGCTTGAGAGAGAGGGTCAAATCGAGTGGAACGGCAGGATAATCCATCTTGAGGATGTAACCGGGCCGAGGAGGAAGGGTGTTAAGGTAGCCTACACCGGCGACACCGAG
Proteins encoded:
- a CDS encoding NifB/NifX family molybdenum-iron cluster-binding protein, producing the protein MRIAVPLKDGRGLESEVCEHFGRARYFAFIDVEENTIKGAEVVEVPFEEHGPGDLPNFIKEHDGDVVLAYGMGRKAMAYFESLGITIVTGAYGKVRDVVEAFIHQVLEVDPHWRERIEETKHQ
- a CDS encoding FmdE family protein, producing MLALNRLVSEGDAMGILEYAREFHGHVCPYLALGIRASLIAMEELGVGRLDCSGSVDESILAVVEVNSCFTDGVQVATGCTLGNNSLIYLDLGKTALTLVKRSSWEGVRVYADAERLRKYYPPGVMELFSRVVRERKGTEEEREHLWELWEEMAHVMLDLPRKEFKIERVKVPPVEQAPIVESVRCSKCGELVMSTRTVYINDEPFCLRCAGEAYRAVVGRGIVKVQPRGC
- a CDS encoding iron ABC transporter substrate-binding protein; amino-acid sequence: MRRLLALLLILLVVSISGCIGSSTGTTETGKATITVTDTLGRSVEVPAKVSRIVAVGPGALRLVVYLNASDMVVGVEDFEKRYNFGRPYIIAHPELRELPTVGPGGPGKLPDFEALIGLKPDVIFITYVDGKTADDIQAKTGIPVVVLSYGQLATFEDEELFKSLELAGRILGREERAREVVDFIRAIQDDLMKRTAGVEPKTVFVGGIGYKGAHGIESTEAEYPPFIVVHARNVADELGKGHQFIDKEKLLEWQPEYIFIDEGGLKLILDDYSKNPDFYASLRAVKNGNVYGILPYNFYTTNVGTALADAYFIGKVLYPERFSDVDPAKKADEIYAFLVGKPVYATMREQFGGFGKIDLSNGTIKYSLPTSP
- a CDS encoding FecCD family ABC transporter permease, with protein sequence MDYEGYVARKLSIGLFLLLSILAVSLYSLSHGAYSLSVGEVVDALLGGGTEGARLVVWNIRMPRIVAGLLVGASLAIAGAVMQGFLRNPLATPFTMGVSHGAMFGASLAILLGAGYAESSGRISLDNPYAVVLFAFIGAISATAVILALARLKGLSPEAIILAGVAMSSLFVALTTLVQYFADELQLAAMVYWSFGDLGRATWRENGIMLAAFLPIFVYFVVKRWDLNASLMGDDVAKSVGVDVERVRLISTFLAALITAVSVAFVGVIGFVGLIAPHAIRLVAGGDYRFLVPLSALAGALLLVAADTIARLVLSPMILPVGIVTSFLGAPAFIYLLVRMEGRR
- a CDS encoding ABC transporter ATP-binding protein, which gives rise to MRAVRVRNLHFTYNGSEVLRGVELEIEEGEFVVILGPNGAGKSTLLKCVGGILNCGAVEVFGRPVMDYSRDELARVIAYVPQRCEPGFMTVFDTVLLGRRPYMGLRPSRRDVETVRRVLRMMGISHLALKPTNKLSGGELQKVSIARALAQEPRILLMDEPTNNLDIKSQLEVMETARKFAEDGGTSIVVMHDVNLALRFARRFVFMKDGVVVADGGREILKPGLFEDVYGVRVRIEEVGGIPVVVPLSHLGLAEELKQV
- a CDS encoding tetratricopeptide repeat protein, with amino-acid sequence MEEILKAIEEKDCKKVATLLYHRVDELGDEELKEVLEKAEKLALECKDFELYKLIVYYFHELLGIDKLSEFERMAEEEDTFDVKFELADLYYLIGELEKSLELYRALLEEETEKGNKGNIAKIYYAMALIHEELQEYEKAIELMEKAQEIQEELGNEEEVLRIAIHKAYVLFESGETYEAKAMLAGLLPKVLDKNDLLVEIHLSFEEIFEEDENYDAALQECLYALVHARGSDYEDIAFGSLMDVLWQLFLEDDFETVYLHMDMFANAMPELADFFEAVKAIALYKDGKIEAEEAGKAIESVKDPRLLDLLEFLGEAEM
- a CDS encoding PKD domain-containing protein, producing the protein MNRKTALFIILLLAFSVFTLPGHRVIAEESDLLNGSGGMVIEDDEIIIGDRADYFWAYENESGGLVGKFHTGYEKWDEMAACDVNGDGKAEIIQGDRSTDKIYIYTIAGAELGKRDVNFEAGDDIACGDLTGDGKAEIVHADRNNWIHIFDENLGMLNQFKVDDFADGDSIAVGDLDGDGKAEIVHADVTANTITIYDMNGNVIGSLATNEYFELTSRDETAIGDVNLDGLNELIVATQDSGDYQERGVHIFGFSKNGAQLEGRELATFVIPFQKGDRMAVGDVNADGLEEIVWASQDGHVKVYNIGGELLNGPKGMEAEFSYGAGLAVGDVEGDSIVVGPPRKGRMHVENLVIAVINAPPVDYDAINETGVFYSQFATEHTKATKFSVKATHDIKMSLGMKGVLGNKKVAYTEINLKMSMGIKLQRESGQSYEESITYEMTSDMGDGALYVTTDYDVYEFPIISPPELAVVNGEQQYILVTVPKGPPHVHFQNYRSKLHEIGDINTYPENLNELKNYEPGNLLDTFTMEIGQVGSSYERAVKELSWSKRQNTFNVGVSLGFGGGYNSQTSSFDMKVEGSYGYEKVSTHEVTVSNETSVKVVYGGGISDRSLWYNATGVIYLDSEDGHLVLDFLVPSKGSHYEERSQSPIFINIGLLRINYDVFRLMNKPPECSISASPSSGKLPLEVDFALDLNDPENGSMRWKINFGDGSRAEGNGTEATHIYHEEGSYTAILTVYDPWNANSTCTAGISVGPNEEPTALFSYSPAKVRAGEEVRFTDSSADPDGSVVGWSWNFGDGTTSTDRNPRHTYTNPGSYTVMLTVEDESGLKGSYYKEITVEPQNYPPTADFTFLPKEPKAGEEISFADKSYDRDGSIVGWSWDFGDGSTSSEAEPVHTYSSAGNYTVTLTVRDDMGGEDVRRITVAVGAAESPQTETTSSPAPTTTTPPETTSSTPSGTTSTSSAQPSPTGSGGTCGPGVIIILAALVALWRRH
- a CDS encoding ribonuclease Z yields the protein MLEVIFLGTGGIMPTRERNVPAIALRYKGELILFDVGEGTMRQMNTAKLSPMRVEKIFITHFHGDHYLGLAALIQTMNLWDREKPLHIHGPKYTFEFVQNLLQSGFFRPGFDIHVHELGETRLRFGDYEIWSFKVEHGIPALGYVFKEKDRRGRFLPEKLAEYGLSEGPILGRLEREGQIEWNGRIIHLEDVTGPRRKGVKVAYTGDTEPTERVKLFAERADLLIHEATYLSPEHRGESYHSTVGEACEIAKKARVKLLALFHRAFRYTYEEYLSEASRLCREFGVRYIVPRDFDILEFKSGEFSVRNLLEERG